A single Thermosynechococcus vestitus BP-1 DNA region contains:
- a CDS encoding NAD(P)H-quinone oxidoreductase subunit F, with the protein MLQSFADTVWLIPFYSLAGMVLSLIWSPGITRKTGPRPAGYLNILLTFFSFVHALLATVAIANQPPQYLHWTWLDVAGLHLDIPVEISILTTTALMLITALNLMAQVFAVGYMEMDWGWARFFALLALFEGGMGALVLLDSLFFNYVVLEILTLATYLLIGLWFNQPLVVTGARDAFLTKRVGDLVLLMGVLAIYPLAGSWNYDDLAAWAATAQVNSTLITLICLALIAGPMGKCAQFPLHLWLDEAMEGPIPASILRNAVVVATGAWVLVKLTPVLSLSPVALTALLVIGSVTALGGTLIAIAQVDIKRALSYLVSAYMGWVFIAVGLKEPGLAFVFILTYSLAMAVLMMSIGSIIWNSVTQDLRLLGGLWSRRPISGISFLVGSAGLLAVPPLASFFPQAELLDTAFAQLPWVGGVLLLMNTFAAFSLGRTFCLVWGGEVKPMTARSPEVFWPMILPMTVDLGLVLHLPILMARFDWVIWTQPSLATAAALTITALLGWGVAAWVYLGKAIPKPVQFPLPSVQNLLAYDFYTPKLYRATVVGVVDMISRITAWFDRTFVDGTGNAFGVVTLLGGDRLKYSTTGQSQAYILTILMGIAILVIAICWPLLA; encoded by the coding sequence ATGTTGCAATCGTTTGCAGATACGGTGTGGCTCATTCCCTTTTACTCCCTCGCGGGAATGGTGTTGTCCTTGATTTGGTCACCGGGGATTACACGGAAAACGGGGCCACGGCCAGCGGGCTATTTGAATATCTTGCTCACGTTTTTTTCCTTTGTGCATGCACTGTTGGCAACGGTGGCGATCGCCAACCAACCACCACAGTATTTGCACTGGACGTGGCTTGATGTGGCGGGTCTGCACCTTGACATTCCCGTTGAAATTTCGATTTTGACGACTACCGCCCTGATGCTAATCACAGCCTTGAACCTTATGGCTCAGGTGTTTGCGGTGGGCTACATGGAGATGGATTGGGGCTGGGCCCGCTTCTTTGCCCTGCTAGCTCTTTTTGAAGGTGGTATGGGAGCGCTGGTGCTCCTCGATTCTCTCTTTTTCAACTATGTGGTTTTGGAAATTTTGACCCTTGCCACCTATTTGCTGATTGGACTGTGGTTTAACCAACCCTTGGTGGTGACCGGTGCCCGCGATGCCTTTCTAACGAAACGGGTGGGAGACTTGGTACTCCTGATGGGGGTGTTGGCGATTTATCCTCTGGCTGGTTCCTGGAACTACGACGATTTGGCGGCTTGGGCAGCAACGGCTCAAGTAAACTCCACCCTCATTACCCTGATTTGTTTGGCGCTGATTGCAGGACCGATGGGGAAATGTGCCCAGTTTCCGCTACACCTGTGGTTGGATGAGGCGATGGAAGGGCCAATTCCGGCCTCGATTTTGCGGAATGCAGTGGTTGTGGCCACGGGGGCATGGGTGCTAGTGAAGCTGACGCCAGTGCTGAGCCTTTCCCCGGTTGCTCTAACCGCTTTGTTGGTGATTGGTAGCGTCACGGCCTTGGGGGGAACCCTGATTGCCATTGCCCAAGTGGACATTAAACGCGCCCTCTCCTATTTGGTGAGTGCCTACATGGGGTGGGTGTTTATTGCTGTTGGCCTCAAGGAGCCGGGCTTAGCTTTTGTCTTTATCCTCACCTATAGCCTGGCCATGGCAGTGCTAATGATGAGCATCGGCAGCATTATCTGGAATAGTGTTACCCAAGATCTGCGCTTGCTGGGTGGGCTGTGGTCCCGGCGCCCCATTTCGGGGATCTCCTTTCTCGTGGGTTCCGCAGGGCTGCTGGCGGTTCCACCCTTGGCCAGTTTTTTCCCCCAGGCAGAATTGCTGGATACGGCCTTTGCCCAACTGCCTTGGGTAGGGGGGGTGCTTCTGTTGATGAATACTTTTGCGGCTTTTAGTCTTGGGCGCACATTTTGCCTAGTTTGGGGCGGTGAGGTCAAACCGATGACGGCGCGATCGCCCGAGGTCTTTTGGCCGATGATTTTGCCGATGACCGTTGATCTAGGGCTGGTGCTGCACTTGCCAATTCTCATGGCGCGCTTTGATTGGGTGATTTGGACCCAACCTTCCTTGGCCACCGCTGCGGCACTGACTATCACTGCTCTTTTGGGCTGGGGGGTAGCCGCATGGGTCTATCTTGGCAAAGCAATTCCCAAACCCGTGCAGTTTCCCCTGCCGTCGGTACAGAATCTGCTGGCCTACGACTTCTATACGCCAAAGCTCTACAGAGCAACGGTGGTGGGAGTGGTGGATATGATTTCCCGCATTACCGCTTGGTTTGATCGCACATTTGTGGACGGGACCGGCAATGCCTTTGGCGTGGTCACTCTTTTGGGGGGCGATCGCCTGAAATATAGTACAACGGGGCAATCCCAAGCCTATATCCTCACCATCTTGATGGGCATTGCCATTTTAGTCATTGCCATTTGTTGGCCACTGCTGGCTTAG